The nucleotide sequence AGAGGACAGAGAGCAGACCCCCACAAGAGCCCCGGGGACAGGCCCCCACCAGACCCTGCTCCTGCCATCACCCTGCTGTTCCCCCTCATTTAACCCGGGCAAAGGattccccagagctgctgagaggAGAAGCCACAGGAGCCAGGGTGCGGGGGGCTCCTGGCTGGAGCCGGGCGGTGCAGCGGGGATGCCATGCACGCTGCCTGCATGTGGAGCCAGGATGGGGAGGTGATGATGCTGTGGGGGGTGAGGCAGGGACTGGGCTGTGGCATGAAGGGGGGATGCACGCAGCCTGGGGCAGCTTGCCGCTCGCTCCTGGGGACCTGCTCCAACAAGGCCCTGCTGTGTCTCGGTGACAAGAAGGGCCTCATGCTCTCTGTGCTCCAACCCCTGTACCAGCTCTGCACTCTGGGGCTCGTCCAGCCGAGAGGCATAGTCCCCTGGGATGCCCACCTGGCTGCACTGCAGAGCCTTGTGAGCTCCAGGTTCACTCCTGCCACCCAGCCCAGGGAAGATGGAGAACTGCTGGATGTATGGACACCTTCCCCATGGGGGCAGTGCCCTTGTCTGCAGGCTCCTGCCCCTCCACAGGGCCACGCTTCAAGGAGCAGACCAGCAGGCGAGGTACTTGCACCCACAACCCAGCTCCTCCCCAGGTGGCCAGCACTCACCTAGCTTCAGGAGCCAGCCCTCCCGGTCGGGGTTGAAGAATGTGTGTGTGAGGTCATTGCCATCGTCCTCGGGGATTTTGAAGGGTTCGTTCTTGATGCTCTCATAGAGATTCTGGTTGAACGATACACAGTGTCAGCTCTGCTCCACCCAGGAGCCCTGCCATGGGACCGGATCCACGGCCCAGCCCCGCGGTGCTCACCCGTAGCAGCTCCTCGGGCAGATCCCCCCCATCGTTGATGCCGCGGTTCATGGCGATGAAGCGCTCTGCTGTGGGCTTGTCCTTGACATTGGGGTTGTGCAGGCTGGTGTTCAGCATGATGATAGCAAAGGAGAGCACGTAGCAGGtgtctgcaggagcagaggggaagtcAGGGATGAGGCaagagggctggggagaggggccAGGGCCGGTGCTCACCTGTGGACTGGAAGACGCCGGGGTTGCACTGGCAGTACCGCTGGGCGAAGGCCTCCATCATCCGGTCGATCTTCTGTGCCTCCCCAGGCAGACGGAAGCTCCACAGGAACTGCCTGCAAAGAGCAAGGCCTTGCACTGCTCCATGCATCCTCCAGCCCCCCTGGGGTGACTGCAGCCCCCGCCAGACCCCCGCCTGTCCCCACGGACAGGagccagctcccagccccccGGGCTCACCGCAGGGCCTGCACCAGGTTGAGGTCAGTGAACTCGTGCAGCTCCACGAAGGCATGCAGGACTTGGATGTTGAACTCGTCCCTGTGGGAACAAAGCCAAAGCACGAGGGATGCATGATCAGCAAGTCCTGTGACTGCCGAGCAGCCCcacacctcctgccctgctccagacTCTGATTGCTTGTAGAGGGAAACTTGCAGCTACCCCTGGGCTGGAGCCCTGGGCTGCTTTGCACACAGCGGCCCCTGTCAAGTACCAGCCACGGACTGAACAGCCCCACTGGCCTGGCACCCCATGTGCCCCACAGAGCTGTTCTGGGAGCTCAAAGAGCTACAGCACTGCATCCCTCAGGGGATGACCTGAGCCCACCCAGGCCAGCGTACCTCTCGCCCAAGTAGTCACCGATGGCTGTCTTGTTGAGGCCCTCTCCCTTGTACAGGAACTGGGGCGATGTCCTCACACGTGTTCTTCAGCAGGTCGTTCTCAATCAGGAACTGGATGCCCTGGAGGGTTGCAAGGGGCAgctctggctttgctgctgaCCCCACCCGCCTGCCCACTGCCCCCgcagcccctgccctggctgctgaCTCTGCCCAGGCCCTGGTAGGCAGCCAGGAGCCTGACAGCAGGGTGGCAGAGCCCAGCATGACCCCAGAAGTGCTGACAAATGCCCCCTGaatgcagctctgccaggagcctgctgcCCCGGTCTCTGCCTGGGCCACCCCATGTTACCTTCTTAGGATCCATGTTGAACTTCTTCCTGCCCATCGCGACCTGCTTATTCCTCTGCATGTTTTTCCTGTGAGACAcaaagcagctctgagcacCCAGGAGGGACCAAATGGAGACCAGCAGCTTGGACTCGTCCAGGCCCCCTGCACTGAACCTGCAGAGGGTGCAGCTGGCACATTGCCCCATGGCGGGTGGCTGCGGGCAGCCTGCCGGGGTCACCCTGTGCAGAAGGGGAGGTCAACACTGCAAGGGGGGAGGCCAGGGCAAACTGGGtgctctgggaagagcagcCTTCAGGCCCCAGCTGGGCCAGCGTGAGGATGACAGACTTCATGCCCCACTGGCTGACTGGAAATGATGCTGGGAGTCAGCTCCCATCAGCTGCTGGGACCCCCTAATCCCAGGCTGGCACTGCCTGCGCCAGTTCAGAATAACAAACTCTGGGCTGTTGCTGCGGCCAGACAGAGGGGCTGAGGCTTGGAAAAACAGGACCCTTGGGGCAGCAGTTCACACCAGGAACCTGCTACTGCTCAAGGAATTCAGAGTGCCTGGGAAAACCATCAACACCCACAGGGGCTGCAGCTTTTGGGTTCTCACGgctcccacctgcagcctttCTCCAGGGAGGGGGCTCAGGGCAGGGCCTGGGGTGACAGCAGCACTCACCTCTCCTCTGTGGAACCAAGGTTCTCGATCTCATTCGTCACTTCTGCTATCTCATCTTTCAGACGCTGAAAGGAGAGAGGACTCTGAGACAGGGGGTTCCTCCCTCCCAAGCCCCCAGCCCTGACCACAAAGGGTCCAATGACCCCTGGTGCCATTCCCCCTGGGGCGGCCACTCCTTCTTTCCCACCCCGGGTGCTGCCCTGGGGCTGAACCAGCTCTAGGGGGCAGTGGCACAGAGGGTGGCTGCACCCCACTGCTAATCCCCCTGCAGCATCACCACACTCCCCGTGTGCAGGAAGGAAGAGATTCAGAGGTTAACAAAATTACCCCCTAATCCCCTTAGATCATGACCAGCATATGGCTGTAATTAGCCTCTGCTGCCTTAATCAGGGATGTGACTGACGAGTGTCCCAGATGAGCACTGAACTC is from Calypte anna isolate BGI_N300 chromosome 18, bCalAnn1_v1.p, whole genome shotgun sequence and encodes:
- the CYTH1 gene encoding LOW QUALITY PROTEIN: cytohesin-1 (The sequence of the model RefSeq protein was modified relative to this genomic sequence to represent the inferred CDS: deleted 1 base in 1 codon) codes for the protein MGTVSELCASSFQAFLCPSVAAKAVPSDLTPEECQELENIRRRKQELLADIQRLKDEIAEVTNEIENLGSTEERKNMQRNKQVAMGRKKFNMDPKKGIQFLIENDLLKNTCEDIAQFLYKGEGLNKTAIGDYLGERDEFNIQVLHAFVELHEFTDLNLVQALRQFLWSFRLPGEAQKIDRMMEAFAQRYCQCNPGVFQSTDTCYVLSFAIIMLNTSLHNPNVKDKPTAERFIAMNRGINDGGDLPEELLRNLYESIKNEPFKIPEDDGNDLTHTFFNPDREGWLLKLGGRVKTWKRRWFILTDNCLYYFEYTTDKEPRGIIPLENLSIREVEDSKKPNCFELYIPDNKDQVIKACKTEADGRVVEGNHTVYRISAPTPEEKEEWIKCIKAAISRDPFYEMLAARKKKVSSTKRH